Proteins encoded by one window of Misgurnus anguillicaudatus chromosome 4, ASM2758022v2, whole genome shotgun sequence:
- the faap100 gene encoding Fanconi anemia core complex-associated protein 100 isoform X2: MEAMRCSVEYLSEFSDCQSYKTHIIHDGTNLLLTSGDTHVLVFHIQQRRVTTVLHFETPVTYVALSDDKLRLYALCESGGLYCIPLPTSTDPVVTKISDDCIVLRNVSLQAVIIVEKILVTLSLHKSIWSFDVYEEPGSKPLHKLACFRVTTVNTHAQHDSLNTTEDLINIEKNRKSLPVLTCIYPAVSTSLRGHKSDLHHNLELRLFRLLFGVDASLVNSPVILCGLPDGRICCFPLLLPQTSGPKGEHRSPIRVLQSLEQPIVFLGTCDSGEGGPQCLVAVGQRGKLLVVRSKEAGSENKNADYSFNEHSIRGPVLCACVDDKCLFYSSLNDLQALQLTKTSSPEEATESQLPALSSNSLGVHRVVALAGPYTNATVEGSAHLLALSLSGKLMQVNLPQLHDKENQSTFSSSQAGQRVKDLLASIGNVWEKAESLKQKLQGKNESLKRLNQVMNVCNLLLNNRGHQKEFNMDKQPIGCRGVVRWNSLLQKDSLTLMCVLENTSTFTLEQGWTLCLQVHPLSQSQECSSRTYSFPFRKLDCGQKLNVTIPIERVDELPVNVFCSLAFTLTALFGASDSSSQSLGVSQHTSIGSISVPLNTLTVDWLDALRHEGSFTSGHNSTADTIQAFLRSKGVLTQDSDIAPKSGPLGVVVRVSSELLKSKLHLRTTSSAEMCSSVLNWLVSKPDTAELVSVQTQVVCAYSPDGQPIKLLAKEVTLGDFSSEGPLNVLEICVESTSMAAVCGLHHAILRRLQVLLGDRTTNHGHAKPLQAQRLCETVRHVESLYKDLQDAYNQAALGGSTESNKSSEILFRIFLDLRANPLVII; the protein is encoded by the exons ATGGAGGCGATGCGGTGCAGTGTGGAGTATTTATCTGAGTTCAGTGACTGTCAATCATACAAAACGCACATCATTCATGACGGCACAAATTTGCTGTTGACTAGCGGAGACACTCATGTACTTGTGTTTCATATCCAGCAAAGAAGAGTCACG ACCGTACTGCACTTTGAAACTCCAGTCACATATGTAGCACTAAGTGATGATAAACTTCGACTTTATGCCCTTTGTGAGAGCGGTGGGCTTTACTGCATTCCTCTGCCAACGAG TACAGACCCAGTCGTGACCAAAATCTCAGATGACTGCATTGTCCTCAGAAATGTAAGCCTGCAAGCAGTCATCATAGTCGAGAAGATCCTCGTGACCCTCAGTCTTCACAAGTCCATCTGGAGTTTTGATGTCTACGAAGAGCCTGGATCCAAGCCACTTCATAAACTTGCATGTTTCCGGGTCACAACCGTCAACACACACGCGCAACACGACTCTCTAAACACCACAGAAGATTTAATAAACATAGAAAAAAACAGGAAATCCCTCCCTGTACTGACATGCATATACCCCGCAGTCTCAACGTCTCTCAGAGGTCACAAGTCGGACCTCCATCATAATCTTGAGCTTCGTCTCTTCAGGCTCTTGTTTGGAGTAGATGCCTCTTTGGTCAATTCTCCAGTCATTCTGTGTGGTTTACCCGATGGGCGTATTTGTTGCTTTCCTCTGCTCCTCCCCCAAACGTCTGGTCCAAAAGGTGAGCACAGGTCACCAATAAGAGTGCTGCAGAGCTTAGAACAGCCAATCGTCTTTCTTGGAACCTGCGACTCTGGGGAAGGTGGACCTCAGTGTCTTGTCGCAGTTGGTCAAAGAGGCAAACTTTTGGTGGTCAGAAGCAAGGAAGCTGGTTCGGAAAACAAGAATGCAGATTACA gtTTCAATGAACATAGCATACGAGGACCAGTGCTGTGTGCCTGTGTTGATGATAAATGCCTTTTCTACAGCTCACTTAATGACCTACAAGCTCTTCAACTTACCAAAACATCATCACCAGAGGAAGCAACCGAATCCCAGCTTCCAGCTCTGAGCTCAAACAGTCTTGGTGTACATAGGGTTGTAGCACTGGCTGGGCCATATACTAATGCCACAG TTGAAGGATCTGCGCACCTTTTGgccttatccttaagtggaaagCTCATGCAGGTGAATCTTCCACAATTGCACGATAAAGAAAACCAATCAACATTCTCCTCGTCTCAAGCAGGACAGAGAGTGAAAGATCTCCTGGCATCCATTGGAAATGTTTGGGAGAA GGCGGAGTCCTTGAAACAGAAACTGCAGGGGAAAAATGAATCTCTCAAGCGTCTAAATCAGGTCATGAATGTTTGCAACCTCCTACTGAACAATCGTGGGCATCAAAAGGAATTTAACATGGATAAGCAACCAATCGGCTGTCGTGGTGTGGTTAGATGGAACTCGTTGCTCCAAAAGGACTCTTTGACTCTCATGTGTGTACTAGAAAACACAAGCACGTTTACATTGGAACAGGGCTGGACTTTGTGCCTTCAGGTGCACCCATTATCCCAATCTCAGGAGTGCTCATCCAGGACGTACTCATTCCCATTCAGGAAACTGGACTGTGGTCAAAAACTTAATGTAACGATTCCTATCGAAAGGGTCGACGAGCTGCCAGTAAATGTCTTTTGTTCTCTTGCTTTCACTCTTACTGCTTTATTTGGAGCATCTGATTCATCTTCCCAATCTCTTGGCGTTTCCCAGCACACAAGCATTGGGTCCATCAGTGTACCTCTTAATACATTAACAGTGGACTGGCTAGATGCTTTAAGGCACGAAGGATCATTTACTTCTGGACACAACAGTACTGCGGACACCATCCAAGCATTTTTGCGTTCAAAAGGAGTACTAACCCAAGACTCCGATATTGCTCCTAAATCCGGACCTCTTGGGGTGGTGGTGAGGGTATCGTCAGAGCTTCTAAAAAGCAAACTACACCTCAGAACCACCAGCAGTGCAGAAATGTGTTCGTCTGTACTAAACTGGTTGGTTTCTAAGCCTGATACAGCAGAACTTGTATCTGTACAAACTCAAGTTGTGTGTGCCTACAGCCCTGATGGACAACCTATCAAGCTACTGGCTAAAGAG GTGACTTTGGGAGATTTTAGTTCTGAAGGACCTCTAAATGTTCTGGAGATTTGTGTGGAGAGTACATCTATGGCAGCGGTGTGTGGACTGCATCATGCCATTTTGAGGCGTCTACAG GTGCTGCTCGGAGACAGAACCACAAATCATGGGCATGCAAAACCATTGCAAGCACAAAGACTGTGCGAAACTGTCCGGCATGTTGAG TCGCTTTATAAAGACCTTCAGGATGCTTACAATCAAGCTGCTCTTGGTGGATCCACAGAATCGAACAAAAGCTCTGAGATACTGTTTCGCATTTTTCTGGACCTGAGGGCAAACCCACTTGTCATTATTTGA
- the faap100 gene encoding Fanconi anemia core complex-associated protein 100 isoform X1 encodes MEAMRCSVEYLSEFSDCQSYKTHIIHDGTNLLLTSGDTHVLVFHIQQRRVTTVLHFETPVTYVALSDDKLRLYALCESGGLYCIPLPTSSSAFSVNKSTDPVVTKISDDCIVLRNVSLQAVIIVEKILVTLSLHKSIWSFDVYEEPGSKPLHKLACFRVTTVNTHAQHDSLNTTEDLINIEKNRKSLPVLTCIYPAVSTSLRGHKSDLHHNLELRLFRLLFGVDASLVNSPVILCGLPDGRICCFPLLLPQTSGPKGEHRSPIRVLQSLEQPIVFLGTCDSGEGGPQCLVAVGQRGKLLVVRSKEAGSENKNADYSFNEHSIRGPVLCACVDDKCLFYSSLNDLQALQLTKTSSPEEATESQLPALSSNSLGVHRVVALAGPYTNATVEGSAHLLALSLSGKLMQVNLPQLHDKENQSTFSSSQAGQRVKDLLASIGNVWEKAESLKQKLQGKNESLKRLNQVMNVCNLLLNNRGHQKEFNMDKQPIGCRGVVRWNSLLQKDSLTLMCVLENTSTFTLEQGWTLCLQVHPLSQSQECSSRTYSFPFRKLDCGQKLNVTIPIERVDELPVNVFCSLAFTLTALFGASDSSSQSLGVSQHTSIGSISVPLNTLTVDWLDALRHEGSFTSGHNSTADTIQAFLRSKGVLTQDSDIAPKSGPLGVVVRVSSELLKSKLHLRTTSSAEMCSSVLNWLVSKPDTAELVSVQTQVVCAYSPDGQPIKLLAKEVTLGDFSSEGPLNVLEICVESTSMAAVCGLHHAILRRLQVLLGDRTTNHGHAKPLQAQRLCETVRHVESLYKDLQDAYNQAALGGSTESNKSSEILFRIFLDLRANPLVII; translated from the exons ATGGAGGCGATGCGGTGCAGTGTGGAGTATTTATCTGAGTTCAGTGACTGTCAATCATACAAAACGCACATCATTCATGACGGCACAAATTTGCTGTTGACTAGCGGAGACACTCATGTACTTGTGTTTCATATCCAGCAAAGAAGAGTCACG ACCGTACTGCACTTTGAAACTCCAGTCACATATGTAGCACTAAGTGATGATAAACTTCGACTTTATGCCCTTTGTGAGAGCGGTGGGCTTTACTGCATTCCTCTGCCAACGAG TTCTTCTGCGTTCTCTGTAAACAAAAGTACAGACCCAGTCGTGACCAAAATCTCAGATGACTGCATTGTCCTCAGAAATGTAAGCCTGCAAGCAGTCATCATAGTCGAGAAGATCCTCGTGACCCTCAGTCTTCACAAGTCCATCTGGAGTTTTGATGTCTACGAAGAGCCTGGATCCAAGCCACTTCATAAACTTGCATGTTTCCGGGTCACAACCGTCAACACACACGCGCAACACGACTCTCTAAACACCACAGAAGATTTAATAAACATAGAAAAAAACAGGAAATCCCTCCCTGTACTGACATGCATATACCCCGCAGTCTCAACGTCTCTCAGAGGTCACAAGTCGGACCTCCATCATAATCTTGAGCTTCGTCTCTTCAGGCTCTTGTTTGGAGTAGATGCCTCTTTGGTCAATTCTCCAGTCATTCTGTGTGGTTTACCCGATGGGCGTATTTGTTGCTTTCCTCTGCTCCTCCCCCAAACGTCTGGTCCAAAAGGTGAGCACAGGTCACCAATAAGAGTGCTGCAGAGCTTAGAACAGCCAATCGTCTTTCTTGGAACCTGCGACTCTGGGGAAGGTGGACCTCAGTGTCTTGTCGCAGTTGGTCAAAGAGGCAAACTTTTGGTGGTCAGAAGCAAGGAAGCTGGTTCGGAAAACAAGAATGCAGATTACA gtTTCAATGAACATAGCATACGAGGACCAGTGCTGTGTGCCTGTGTTGATGATAAATGCCTTTTCTACAGCTCACTTAATGACCTACAAGCTCTTCAACTTACCAAAACATCATCACCAGAGGAAGCAACCGAATCCCAGCTTCCAGCTCTGAGCTCAAACAGTCTTGGTGTACATAGGGTTGTAGCACTGGCTGGGCCATATACTAATGCCACAG TTGAAGGATCTGCGCACCTTTTGgccttatccttaagtggaaagCTCATGCAGGTGAATCTTCCACAATTGCACGATAAAGAAAACCAATCAACATTCTCCTCGTCTCAAGCAGGACAGAGAGTGAAAGATCTCCTGGCATCCATTGGAAATGTTTGGGAGAA GGCGGAGTCCTTGAAACAGAAACTGCAGGGGAAAAATGAATCTCTCAAGCGTCTAAATCAGGTCATGAATGTTTGCAACCTCCTACTGAACAATCGTGGGCATCAAAAGGAATTTAACATGGATAAGCAACCAATCGGCTGTCGTGGTGTGGTTAGATGGAACTCGTTGCTCCAAAAGGACTCTTTGACTCTCATGTGTGTACTAGAAAACACAAGCACGTTTACATTGGAACAGGGCTGGACTTTGTGCCTTCAGGTGCACCCATTATCCCAATCTCAGGAGTGCTCATCCAGGACGTACTCATTCCCATTCAGGAAACTGGACTGTGGTCAAAAACTTAATGTAACGATTCCTATCGAAAGGGTCGACGAGCTGCCAGTAAATGTCTTTTGTTCTCTTGCTTTCACTCTTACTGCTTTATTTGGAGCATCTGATTCATCTTCCCAATCTCTTGGCGTTTCCCAGCACACAAGCATTGGGTCCATCAGTGTACCTCTTAATACATTAACAGTGGACTGGCTAGATGCTTTAAGGCACGAAGGATCATTTACTTCTGGACACAACAGTACTGCGGACACCATCCAAGCATTTTTGCGTTCAAAAGGAGTACTAACCCAAGACTCCGATATTGCTCCTAAATCCGGACCTCTTGGGGTGGTGGTGAGGGTATCGTCAGAGCTTCTAAAAAGCAAACTACACCTCAGAACCACCAGCAGTGCAGAAATGTGTTCGTCTGTACTAAACTGGTTGGTTTCTAAGCCTGATACAGCAGAACTTGTATCTGTACAAACTCAAGTTGTGTGTGCCTACAGCCCTGATGGACAACCTATCAAGCTACTGGCTAAAGAG GTGACTTTGGGAGATTTTAGTTCTGAAGGACCTCTAAATGTTCTGGAGATTTGTGTGGAGAGTACATCTATGGCAGCGGTGTGTGGACTGCATCATGCCATTTTGAGGCGTCTACAG GTGCTGCTCGGAGACAGAACCACAAATCATGGGCATGCAAAACCATTGCAAGCACAAAGACTGTGCGAAACTGTCCGGCATGTTGAG TCGCTTTATAAAGACCTTCAGGATGCTTACAATCAAGCTGCTCTTGGTGGATCCACAGAATCGAACAAAAGCTCTGAGATACTGTTTCGCATTTTTCTGGACCTGAGGGCAAACCCACTTGTCATTATTTGA
- the tap2t gene encoding antigen peptide transporter 2 has protein sequence MLPKTHPLSTPTLIALIYLLCCDLILWVCVWAVLLRLDGEGSLDIWDLWAFRTISWALLCAVSTLVADNSVHSLLKRWVALLSFLPAVFDSVQTMLPGTVRGFSPVPDPGMVILSSATSTIVYMVLEMAFPRGGSAKGARNQKKDEEAKALLKRVIWYSRPDYFHLGTAFLFLSLAALFETFIPYSVGKVIDLLSGKYQHNNFLWAVGLMALCSLGSSMFGGLRGGMFMCSLSRLNKRIRHMLFQNLMKQEINFFEENKPGSLTSRLISDTDKMGRSVAMNVNVLLRSLVKTCGMLYFMLGLSWQLTLLTCIEMPVLAFIQNSYNNFSQKTSREIQDCNAEIANLASSVIGSIKTVRSCKAEAQEQRRYEQALNNKLQLLKRKGIYSAVHLLIRRFITLGLRVAMLFQGRNLISSGQLSSGSLLAFVLYQKDMVTNMKQLVYIYGDMLNTVGSAVKVFQLLDRKPQMREAEDLAPEKLTGRLTFENVTFSYSARPDNKALESVNLELSPGKVTALVGPSGGGKTSCVCLLQRFYEPQEGEVLLDGEPLYRYQHNYFHQKVAMVSQDPVLFSGSVRHNIEYGLEDCSFERVKEAARKANAHQFICNLEQGYDTDVGECGDQLSAGQKQCIALARALIRKPQILILDEATSHMDGSTQQAIQDVLNNITDQTVLVVAHRLETVEKAHHIIFMEDGKVVEEGTHQQLMADQNGRYYRLKEKLFNTEPQPAE, from the exons atgttgcCCAAGACTCACCCCTTATCCACTCCTACATTAATAGCACTTATCTATCTGCTGTGCTGTGATCTTATCCTCTGGGTTTGTGTATGGGCTGTGTTGCTGAGGTTGGATGGAGAAGGCAGCCTGGATATATGGGACCTGTGGGCTTTCAGGACCATCAGCTGGGCTCTGCTTTGTGCAGTGAGCACACTAGTTGCTGACAACAGTGTCCATTCCCTCCTGAAGAGATGGGTAGCCTTACTGAGCTTCTTACCTGCAGTGTTTGACAGTGTACAGACAATGCTACCTGGGACTGTAAGAGGTTTTAGCCCTGTTCCTGATCCTGGTATGGTGATCCTGAGCTCTGCCACATCTACTATTGTATATATGGTGTTGGAGATGGCCTTCCCACGTGGTGGATCAGCTAAGGGTGCCAGAAACCAGAAGAAAGATGAAGAAGCCAAAGCTCTGCTGAAGAGAGTAATTTGGTATTCCAGACCAGACTATTTTCATCTAGGGACTGCCTTCCTGTTCCTCAGCCTGGCAGCGTTGT TTGAGACGTTCATTCCATACAGCGTTGGGAAAGTTATTGACTTACTGAGTGGAAAATACCAACACAATAACTTCTTGTGGGCTGTTGGACTCATGGCACTTTGCTCACTAGGAAG TTCTATGTTCGGTGGTCTGCGTGGGGGGATGTTCATGTGTAGCCTCAGCAGACTCAACAAGAGAATCCGACACATGCTGTTTCAGAACCTCATGAAACAGGAGATAAACTTCTTTGAAGAAAACAAACCAG GAAGTCTCACTTCACGTTTGATCTCTGACACGGATAAGATGGGCCGTTCTGTCGCCATGAACGTAAACGTGTTACTGCGCAGTCTGGTGAAAACATGTGGCATGCTGTACTTTATGCTGGGCCTGTCCTGGCAGTTAACGCTCCTCACATGCATAGAGATGCCTGTTCTTGCTTTCATTCAGAATTCATACAACAACTTCTCACAG AAAACATCCAGAGAAATTCAGGACTGCAATGCAGAAATTGCGAATTTGGCATCTTCTGTCATTGGGTCTATAAAGACGGTACGCAGTTGTAAAGCGGAGGCTCAGGAGCAGAGAAGATATGAACAGGCTTTGAACAATAAGCTCCAGTTGTTGAAACGAAAGGGCATCTACAGTGCTGTTCACCTTTTAATACGAAGG TTTATTACATTGGGCTTGAGGGTGGCAATGCTGTTCCAAGGTCGAAATCTCATCTCCTCTGGACAGCTAAGCAGTGGCAGCCTTCTTGCGTTCGTCTTGTACCAGAAGGACATGGTGACTAACATGAAG CAACTTGTATATATCTATGGAGACATGTTAAACACTGTCGGCTCTGCAGTAAAAGTCTTCCAGCTGCTCGATAGGAAGCCACAGATGAGAGAGGCAGAAGATCTGGCGCCCGAGAAACTCACGGGAAGACTGACTTTTGAGAATGTCACCTTTTCTTACAGCGCACGGCCTGATAATAAAGCCCTTGAG TCTGTGAATTTAGAATTGAGTCCGGGGAAGGTGACAGCATTGGTGGGACCTTCTGGTGGTGGGAAGACTTCTTGTGTTTGTTTGCTGCAGCGATTTTATGAACCACAGGAGGGTGAGGTGTTGCTGGATGGAGAACCTCTATATCGCTATCAACACAATTACTTCCACCAAAAG GTGGCGATGGTATCCCAGGATCCTGTGCTTTTCTCTGGCTCCGTGAGACATAATATTGAGTACGGATTAGAGGATTGTTCCTTCGAAAGAGTCAAAGAAGCTGCTCGGAAAGCCAATGCACACCAGTTCATATGCAACCTAGAGCAGGGATATGACACGG ATGTTGGTGAATGTGGTGACCAGCTGTCTGCAGGACAGAAGCAGTGTATCGCTTTAGCCAGAGCTCTGATAAGGAAACCGCAGATTCTGATCTTAGATGAGGCAACCAGCCACATGGACGGCAGCACACAACAAGCA ATTCAAGATGTGCTCAATAACATAACAGATCAGACAGTATTGGTGGTAGCTCATCGATTGGAGACTGTGGAAAAAGCACACCACATTATCTTCATGGAAGATGGGAAGGTTGTGGAAGAGGGGACTCACCAGCAACTAATGGCCGATCAGAATGGAAGATATTATCGACTCAAGGAAAAACTCTTTAATACTGAGCCACAACCAGCGGAGTGA
- the slc16a5a gene encoding monocarboxylate transporter 6 yields the protein MAPQQPSSIEEQCEPESEEGEKLGPPSDQKHPAYDAPDGGWGWVVLLATIIVLALTLAFPSFIGIFYVDLQTEFKASNSETSWVPSIMTAALHAGGPLCSVLVERFGCRATVMFGGVLSGVGMAASSFSHSIVELYITAGVITGLGFCFSFQPAVTILGHYFVRRRPFANAMSSTGTALGLSTLPFLGDYLHKELGWRGSFLVLGAVLLNCCVCGAVMRPLKPRKAKSNSPKPTKEKRLKGGLLGIFKSFTSSLRRHMAFDLFSSNLRFRVFSLGITWMMLGFVVPLIFLVPYATSEGMDPSRAALLLSILGFVNIIVRPPIGVLFSLSWFKGRHIYVFSIALLLNGLSNNICCINASFPVLLMYVLTYGITMSVVGSLMFTVLMDTVEMSRFPSALGLLSIMESVTLLIGPPLAGILVDRTGVFTYVFLVCSISVTLSALFLMVSFFWLDRRDTCQKEKASGSPAKPAVTLSTDCQYSTVPTDGDKTNT from the exons ATGGCACCTCAGCAACCTTCTAGCATTGAGGAGCAATGTGAGCCTGAATCTGAGGAGGGAGAGAAACTAGGACCCCCTTCAGACCAAAAACATCCAGCTTATGATGCTCCAGATGGCGGCTGGGGATGGGTGGTTTTGCTCGCTACCATCATTGTCTTGGCTCTGACGCTGGCCTTCCCATCATTCATCGGTATTTTCTATGTAGATCTACAGACTGAATTTAAAGCCAGCAACAGCGAGACGTCTTGGGTGCCTTCAATAATGACAGCAGCTCTACATGCTGGAG GTCCTCTTTGTAGTGTTCTGGTGGAGCGCTTCGGATGTCGGGCGACAGTAATGTTTGGGGGAGTACTGAGTGGTGTGGGGATGGCAGCCAGCTCCTTCTCACATTCCATTGTTGAATTGTACATCACTGCTGGGGTGATCACAG GTCTGGGTTTCTGCTTCAGCTTTCAGCCTGCTGTCACCATCCTCGGCCATTACTTTGTACGCCGTCGTCCATTCGCCAACGCAATGTCCTCCACTGGCACAGCTCTGGGCCTGTCCACATTGCCCTTTTTAGGAGACTACTTGCACAAAGAGCTGGGCTGGAGAGGGAGCTTTCTGGTGCTTGGCGCTGTGCTGCTTAACTGCTGTGTTTGTGGGGCTGTCATGAGGCCACTCAAGCCCAGAAAGGCAAAGAGCAACAGCCCAAAACCCACCAAAGAAAAGAGGCTGAAGGGGGGCTTGCTAGgaatatttaaaagttttacATCTTCTCTCAGACGGCACATGGCCTTTGACCTGTTCAGCAGTAACCTTCGATTTCGGGTCTTCTCTTTGGGCATCACTTGGATGATGCTGGGGTTTGTGGTGCCCCTTATATTCCTAGTCCCGTATGCCACGTCCGAAGGTATGGATCCAAGTCGAGCCGCCCTGCTGCTCTCCATCCTGGGCTTTGTCAACATTATTGTGCGACCTCCCATCGGAGTGCTCTTCAGTTTGTCGTGGTTTAAAGGTCGACACATCTACGTGTTCTCCATCGCCTTGCTGTTAAATGGACTCAGTAATAATATTTGTTGCATTAATGCCAGTTTTCCTGTGCTTTTAATGTACGTGCTTACGTATGGAATTACTATGAGCGTGGTCGGGTCACTGATGTTCACCGTCTTGATGGATACAGTTGAGATGAGCCGGTTCCCATCTGCGCTCGGACTGCTGTCTATAATGGAAAGTGTCACATTGTTAATAGGACCTCCTCTCGCAG GAATTCTAGTTGACAGGACTGGGGTCTTCACATATGTGTTCCTGGTCTGCAGCATCTCAGTGACCTTATCAGCTTTGTTCCTTATGGTTTCCTTTTTTTGGCTGGACCGCCGTGACACTTGCCAGAAGGAAAAAGCTTCTGGATCTCCAGCTAAGCCTGCAGTTACTTTATCCACTGACTGCCAGTACAGCACTGTGCCTACAGATGGGGACAAGACAAATACCTAA